TCACCAGCACTTTGACGGGCAGTTTATGGCGTTTCAGGGTGGCAAGTTCAGCAATGGACATTTGAAAACCGCCGTCTCCGACCACCGCCACCACCAGTCGGTCTGGACAGGCAAACTGTGCTCCGATGGCTGACGGAACGCCAAACCCCATGGTGCCGAGTCCACCGGATGTGATGAAATTTCGCGGATCAACCGGGCGTGCCCGCTGGGCAGTCCACATCTGATGCTGGCCGACATCGGTTGTTACAATTGCGTTTTCAGGGAGAAGTTGAAAGAGACTGTCGAGGACATCGGTGGGCGGGATCTGGCTGCGGTTGAGCGATTCGGGGAGTTTTAAACCATCACCAGGGGCAAAAGCTTCGGCCTGCCATTCGGACGAAGTTTGATAGGGTTCCTGGTCAAGCTCTTCCAGCCACAGTGCGAGCACTTCGCCTAAATCAGCGTGGATGCCCAAATCAACTGGGATCAATTTATTGATTTCGGCCTGGTCAATATCCACATGGATGATCCTGGCCTGTTTGGCAAAGCGGTCAGGGGCGCCAGTCACCCGGTCGTCAAAGCGCATACCAAGGGCAATCAACAGATCGCACTTGCCGACTGATTTGTTGGCGCGGCGCAGACCGTGCATCCCGAGCATTCCGAGGTCGTACGGGTATTCATACGCCGTCGAACCCAATCCATGCACGGTCGAAGTCACAACGATTCCCGTCCGGTCACAAAATTGCCGGAAGAGTTCCACCGTTTCCGGGCCGGACATTTTGCATCCACCACCCACCAAAATGAGTGGTTTTTCTGATTCCTGCAGCAGGCGCATTGCCTCTATCGCCAGCTCAGTGTTGAGTTCCGGACGATGCCGGTAGCCTGGAATCCGCATTCCAGCTTCGGTGGCTGGCGGCAGGTCGGTCTTTTTGATCAGGACATCTTT
This genomic window from Acidobacteriota bacterium contains:
- the ilvB gene encoding biosynthetic-type acetolactate synthase large subunit; amino-acid sequence: MAQHSGADIVIQALVRNGVNTVFGYPGGAIMPLYDAFYDAPLQHILTRHEQAAVHAAEGYARVTGKVGVCIATSGPGATNLITGLADAWMDSVPIVAITGQVATHLIGTDAFQETNVVGISTAITKQTLLPRTVEELSTAIAEAFYIARSGRPGPVIIDIPKDVLIKKTDLPPATEAGMRIPGYRHRPELNTELAIEAMRLLQESEKPLILVGGGCKMSGPETVELFRQFCDRTGIVVTSTVHGLGSTAYEYPYDLGMLGMHGLRRANKSVGKCDLLIALGMRFDDRVTGAPDRFAKQARIIHVDIDQAEINKLIPVDLGIHADLGEVLALWLEELDQEPYQTSSEWQAEAFAPGDGLKLPESLNRSQIPPTDVLDSLFQLLPENAIVTTDVGQHQMWTAQRARPVDPRNFITSGGLGTMGFGVPSAIGAQFACPDRLVVAVVGDGGFQMSIAELATLKRHKLPVKVLVMDNKYLGMVRQWQELFYQGRYSAVDLRDNPDFAAIAVAYGLTSFKLTEPEAVESTLREWLATPGPALLHCECHIAENVYPMIPAGAAIDEMMEASSTTDY